One Verrucomicrobiia bacterium genomic window, GCAGGTCGCCATATTGCACGAACGCAAGCACCAGCGCGCTGCTGACGACGACGAACGCGCCGATGAACGGGATCATCGTCAGAAACACGGCGACGAAGCCGATCAAAAAGGCGTAGCTCAAACCGATGGCCAGGAAACCGATCGTGTAAAGCACCGCGTCGCACAACGCCACCAGCACCTGGCCGCGGAAGAACGCAATCAACTGGTCGTTGATGGCGCGAATGACGAACGTGACCTCGTCCTTCAGGCTGGAATCCCGCAAGGGCAAGTAGGTGGTCCAGTTGGCCACGATGCCGCGCTTCTCCAGCAGGAAATAGAACGCGTAAACCGGGATCAACGCGAGGCCGGCGAAAATGCCAAAGAGCGAAAGCGCCTTGCCGAACTGATTGCCCAGCCACGCGCCGATGCTGGGCAGCGCCGAGGTCAGCACCTTTGACACGGAGGCCAGCGTGTTTTTATCCCACGCCGGCGGTGTGGGTTCGCCGGATGGTTCGCCGTCGGCCGGCTTGGGCAGCAGCATCGGCAGCAGGCGTTTCACCAGCGGGGGTGGATCGTGGGCAAATTTTTCGAGGCGTTCCTGCAACTGGCCGCTCATCTCGTGGGCTTTGCCGGCGAGCTGGGTGGTTTCCACCACCACCCGCGGCGCCACGCTGGCCAGCACGCCAAGGAGCAGTCCC contains:
- a CDS encoding AI-2E family transporter, encoding MSAPIPSEGQRRLAWLALSALALAALVGVIVGAVWGLGQALGLLAPVLWPLAVAGVLAYLLDPVVDWLEHRRIPRTRAIVLVFFVAAGLLLGVLASVAPRVVVETTQLAGKAHEMSGQLQERLEKFAHDPPPLVKRLLPMLLPKPADGEPSGEPTPPAWDKNTLASVSKVLTSALPSIGAWLGNQFGKALSLFGIFAGLALIPVYAFYFLLEKRGIVANWTTYLPLRDSSLKDEVTFVIRAINDQLIAFFRGQVLVALCDAVLYTIGFLAIGLSYAFLIGFVAVFLTMIPFIGAFVVVSSALVLAFVQYGDLLHPLLVLAVFAIVQTLEGFVIQPKIMGDRMRLHPLAIIIAVMAGTTLLGGLLGGVLAIPLAAALRVLMFRYVWKNPVN